From a region of the Gordonia sp. PP30 genome:
- a CDS encoding EthD family reductase, whose translation MTYRITVLYGHPADPAAFDAYYQGTHAPIALKIPDLQGVEIQRLDPDAEGNTPPFYQIATLTFASAEAMGAALATPEGQAALADVPNFADGGATVVTGTVVTAL comes from the coding sequence ATGACCTATCGCATCACCGTTCTGTACGGACACCCCGCCGATCCCGCCGCCTTCGACGCCTACTACCAGGGCACACACGCCCCGATCGCGCTGAAGATTCCCGACTTGCAGGGCGTCGAGATCCAGCGTCTGGACCCGGATGCCGAGGGCAACACCCCGCCCTTCTATCAGATCGCCACGCTGACCTTCGCCTCCGCCGAGGCCATGGGTGCCGCCCTCGCGACGCCGGAGGGGCAGGCCGCCCTCGCCGACGTGCCGAACTTCGCCGACGGCGGCGCGACCGTCGTCACCGGCACCGTCGTCACGGCACTGTAG
- a CDS encoding NAD(P)H-hydrate dehydratase, producing the protein MLGYYSADRIRAAEEATGDLLTSGVLMSRAATGVAAVALRELRGRYGQTYGRRVGLVIGAGNNGGDALYAGARLAGRGVAVDAVLLAPDSTHPAGLAALRRAGGHIVDRLGPDTDLVIDAVVGLGGRGPLRPAAAEAFAAVSGVPVLAVDLPSGIDPDTGVVHHPSVRADVCVTFGERRLAHLLAAPECGRVEVIDIGLTTPDPEVAALTDAETGALWPVPGPHDDKYTQGVVGILAGSDAYPGAAVLSTSGAVAATSGMTRFVGTAAPEVVAHRPEVVAVRELADAGTVQAWVIGPGLGTGAHAERLVEQVLGTDVPVLVDADGLTVLARRLDLLDGRTAPTLLTPHAGEFARLAGHPPGDDRLAAVRDLAGRLGVTVLLKGRITLIADPDGRVLGNDAGSSWAATAGAGDVLSGIAGALLAAGLPPRLAGAAAARAHATAARLAARGAPIGASALADTVPEAIRVLRASGGAS; encoded by the coding sequence GTGCTCGGCTACTACTCCGCCGATCGGATCCGCGCCGCCGAAGAGGCCACCGGGGATCTCCTGACCAGCGGTGTCCTGATGAGCCGGGCTGCCACGGGGGTCGCCGCGGTCGCGTTGCGTGAGCTGCGCGGGCGGTACGGACAGACCTACGGACGGCGCGTCGGCCTGGTGATCGGCGCGGGTAACAACGGCGGTGACGCGCTCTACGCGGGCGCGCGCCTGGCGGGCCGCGGCGTCGCCGTCGACGCGGTGCTGCTGGCCCCGGATTCCACCCACCCCGCTGGGCTCGCGGCGCTCCGGCGCGCGGGCGGGCACATCGTCGACCGGCTCGGTCCCGACACCGATCTGGTGATCGACGCCGTCGTCGGACTCGGCGGCCGTGGCCCGCTGCGCCCGGCCGCCGCGGAGGCGTTCGCGGCCGTCTCCGGGGTCCCGGTGCTGGCCGTCGACCTGCCGTCCGGGATCGATCCCGACACCGGCGTGGTGCATCACCCGTCGGTGCGCGCCGACGTCTGCGTCACCTTCGGCGAACGGCGCCTCGCCCACCTGCTCGCCGCACCCGAGTGCGGCCGCGTCGAGGTGATCGACATCGGCCTGACGACGCCCGACCCGGAGGTGGCGGCCCTCACCGACGCCGAGACCGGCGCGCTGTGGCCGGTGCCCGGGCCGCACGACGACAAGTACACGCAGGGTGTGGTGGGGATCCTGGCCGGTTCGGACGCCTATCCCGGGGCCGCGGTGCTCTCCACCAGCGGCGCGGTGGCCGCGACCTCCGGCATGACCCGCTTCGTCGGCACGGCCGCACCCGAGGTGGTCGCGCACCGGCCCGAGGTGGTCGCCGTGCGCGAACTCGCCGACGCGGGCACCGTGCAGGCCTGGGTGATCGGACCGGGCCTGGGCACCGGCGCGCACGCCGAACGACTCGTCGAGCAGGTGCTCGGCACCGATGTTCCGGTGCTGGTCGACGCCGACGGACTGACCGTGCTGGCCCGCCGGCTCGATCTGCTCGACGGCCGCACCGCGCCGACCCTGCTGACCCCGCACGCCGGTGAGTTCGCCCGGCTCGCCGGGCATCCGCCCGGCGACGACCGGCTGGCGGCGGTCCGCGACCTCGCCGGGCGCCTGGGCGTCACCGTGCTGCTCAAGGGCCGGATCACGCTGATCGCGGATCCGGACGGCCGGGTGCTCGGCAACGACGCGGGCTCGTCGTGGGCGGCGACCGCCGGAGCGGGCGACGTGCTCTCCGGGATCGCCGGGGCACTGCTCGCCGCGGGCCTGCCGCCGCGACTCGCCGGAGCGGCGGCGGCCCGCGCGCACGCGACGGCCGCACGACTCGCCGCCCGCGGCGCGCCGATCGGCGCTTCCGCACTGGCGGACACGGTGCCGGAGGCCATCCGCGTGCTCCGTGCCTCGGGAGGCGCGTCGTGA
- the glmM gene encoding phosphoglucosamine mutase, which produces MARLFGTDGVRGRANDQLTAELALALASAAVRVLGADAQTRPRVVVGRDPRASGELLEAALCAGLAAAGADAIRVGVVPTPAVAFLTADYAADFGVMISASHNPMPDNGIKFFGAGGHKLDDATEDAIEAAMAGEQPRPVGAGVGRLVDAPDAVTRYLDHLAAHGGTHLDGLTVVVDCANGAAAHVGPRAYEAAGARVIAIHAAPDGLNINKDCGSTHLGDLQRAVLEHGADLGLGHDGDADRCLAVDSTGAVVDGDQIMAILALAMHERGELTDDVLVATVMSNLGLHLAMTAAGVDVKVTGVGDRYVLEELRAGGYALGGEQSGHIVIPSAGTTGDGVLTGLLLARRVAETGRRLADLAAVMTVLPQVLINVPVSDKHAVAAAESVEAAVAAAETELHGAGRILLRPSGTEQLVRVMVEATTADDAQAIAERVAEVVAAV; this is translated from the coding sequence TTGGCGCGACTGTTCGGCACCGACGGCGTCCGGGGCCGGGCCAACGACCAGCTCACTGCAGAGCTGGCGCTGGCCCTGGCCTCGGCCGCCGTTCGCGTTCTCGGTGCAGATGCTCAGACGCGGCCCCGCGTCGTCGTGGGCCGCGACCCCCGCGCCTCGGGGGAACTCCTGGAAGCCGCGCTGTGCGCCGGTCTGGCCGCCGCGGGTGCGGACGCGATCCGCGTCGGCGTGGTGCCGACCCCTGCGGTCGCCTTCCTCACCGCCGACTACGCGGCGGACTTCGGCGTGATGATCTCCGCCTCCCACAATCCGATGCCCGACAACGGCATCAAGTTCTTCGGCGCCGGCGGGCATAAGCTCGACGACGCCACCGAGGACGCCATCGAGGCCGCCATGGCCGGTGAGCAGCCTCGCCCGGTCGGCGCGGGAGTCGGCCGGCTGGTCGACGCCCCCGACGCGGTGACGCGCTACCTCGACCATCTCGCCGCGCACGGCGGCACGCACCTCGACGGTCTGACCGTCGTGGTCGACTGCGCCAACGGCGCCGCCGCGCACGTCGGCCCGCGCGCGTACGAGGCCGCCGGGGCACGGGTGATCGCCATCCATGCCGCGCCGGACGGACTCAACATCAACAAGGACTGCGGCTCCACCCACCTGGGCGATCTGCAGCGCGCTGTCCTGGAGCACGGCGCCGACCTCGGCCTCGGGCACGACGGTGACGCCGACCGCTGCCTCGCGGTCGATTCGACCGGCGCCGTGGTCGACGGCGACCAGATCATGGCGATCCTCGCCCTGGCGATGCACGAGCGCGGGGAACTGACCGACGACGTGCTGGTGGCGACCGTGATGAGCAATCTCGGCCTGCACCTGGCCATGACGGCGGCCGGGGTGGACGTCAAGGTGACCGGCGTGGGCGACCGCTATGTGCTCGAGGAACTGCGCGCCGGTGGCTACGCCCTCGGCGGCGAGCAGTCCGGGCACATCGTGATCCCGTCGGCGGGGACCACCGGCGACGGTGTCCTCACCGGCCTCCTGCTGGCCCGCCGGGTCGCCGAGACCGGTCGTCGGCTGGCCGATCTGGCCGCGGTGATGACCGTGCTCCCGCAGGTACTGATCAACGTCCCGGTCAGCGACAAGCACGCCGTCGCCGCCGCGGAGTCGGTCGAGGCCGCGGTCGCCGCCGCCGAGACGGAACTTCACGGTGCCGGTCGTATCCTGCTGCGCCCGTCGGGGACCGAGCAGCTGGTCCGGGTGATGGTGGAGGCCACCACCGCCGACGACGCGCAGGCCATCGCCGAACGCGTCGCCGAGGTCGTCGCCGCGGTCTGA
- a CDS encoding alpha/beta hydrolase yields MPGKKKVIAPPPDRLMKELARRGPHKVDRGDLGIVGLAGQVFAPRTGKDLPGVAFAHSWLRGSRHYRDLMFHLASWGIVVAAPDSERGPLASDVELATDLRAALTVLQSVRLGAPGQIGVDPERIAVAGHGFGAAAAVRAAGSQALLGRPQIPVRAVIGLFPAPTTSSLLDAAASVTAPSLIVAAADEMDSMIGNAVPLAKALGGDVVLRTLAGVDGRALLENPSIKSLIGINGAERKVHAAVRAQVTGYLLHTLTGDERYAAFADPEADMGAVTAVDVATARRADVDHVSQLLGIPAYKADDDEDGKRKKGPAALAR; encoded by the coding sequence GTGCCCGGAAAGAAGAAGGTCATAGCGCCCCCGCCGGATCGGCTGATGAAGGAGCTGGCGCGCCGTGGACCGCACAAGGTCGATCGCGGTGACCTGGGCATCGTCGGGCTGGCCGGTCAGGTGTTCGCACCGCGGACCGGCAAGGATCTGCCGGGGGTGGCCTTCGCGCACAGCTGGCTGCGCGGCAGCCGCCACTATCGCGACCTGATGTTCCACCTCGCGAGCTGGGGCATCGTGGTCGCGGCGCCGGATTCGGAGCGGGGACCGCTCGCCTCCGACGTGGAACTCGCGACCGATCTGCGCGCGGCGCTCACCGTGCTGCAGAGCGTGCGGCTCGGCGCACCCGGCCAGATCGGCGTGGACCCCGAGCGCATCGCGGTCGCCGGTCACGGCTTCGGTGCGGCCGCCGCGGTCCGGGCCGCCGGATCGCAGGCGCTGCTCGGCCGGCCGCAGATCCCGGTCCGGGCGGTGATCGGCCTGTTCCCGGCGCCGACCACATCGAGCCTGCTGGACGCGGCCGCCTCGGTGACCGCACCGTCGCTGATCGTCGCGGCGGCCGATGAGATGGATTCCATGATCGGCAACGCGGTGCCACTCGCGAAGGCGTTGGGCGGCGACGTGGTCTTGCGCACACTCGCCGGGGTGGACGGCCGCGCGCTGCTGGAGAATCCGTCGATCAAGTCGCTGATCGGGATCAACGGGGCCGAGCGGAAGGTGCACGCGGCGGTTCGTGCGCAGGTCACCGGCTATCTGCTGCACACCCTGACCGGCGACGAACGCTACGCCGCCTTCGCCGATCCGGAAGCCGACATGGGCGCGGTCACGGCCGTCGACGTGGCGACCGCGCGCCGCGCGGACGTCGACCACGTCTCCCAGCTGCTGGGCATTCCCGCCTACAAGGCGGACGACGACGAGGACGGCAAGCGCAAGAAGGGCCCGGCCGCTCTCGCCAGGTAA
- a CDS encoding type VII secretion-associated protein: protein MSGCGTVDLGGAGFLRAADDSDAVARFAAGLATAGVGPDTRIIGGPSAWGSPRRDRLNRALRLVGSPARLVPRALLIAGSHADAATRSCVVVEPLPVPGPPGDDPGGLWTAQWVARSADGWRIERCTAGWPGDLDELAAFVSGADTVFAEPGTPDLAAALAPDAAIPVDRALIAAHGHRFAPRGALTFDFAPPPITETRRGAAVAIALAATVVVLLGAAGAVARWPRPGPVAARPGVERIGPVSIQIPAGWRRTALTGQRPDDGRGLRAVFADGGDGRRLIVVVTGLREGATVDSVAASLRNRIAQRGDDVVVEFAETSTYGGRRVISYREAPASGAAIRWYVVVGPELTTTAAPLQVSVGCQPGTGDAPIDPPCRAAVASVRS from the coding sequence GTGAGCGGGTGCGGCACGGTCGACCTCGGCGGCGCCGGCTTCCTGCGCGCCGCCGACGACTCCGATGCGGTGGCCCGGTTCGCGGCCGGGCTGGCGACCGCCGGGGTGGGGCCGGACACGCGGATCATCGGCGGCCCGAGTGCCTGGGGCAGCCCACGCCGGGATCGTCTGAACCGCGCGTTGCGGCTGGTCGGGAGTCCGGCGCGCCTGGTGCCGAGGGCACTGCTGATCGCGGGCAGTCACGCCGACGCGGCGACGCGCAGCTGCGTCGTCGTCGAACCGTTGCCGGTGCCGGGGCCGCCCGGCGACGACCCCGGCGGTCTCTGGACGGCGCAGTGGGTCGCCCGGTCGGCGGACGGCTGGCGGATCGAGCGGTGCACGGCGGGGTGGCCCGGCGACCTCGACGAGCTGGCGGCCTTCGTGAGCGGGGCGGACACGGTGTTCGCCGAACCGGGCACCCCGGACCTCGCGGCCGCGCTCGCACCGGACGCCGCGATACCGGTGGATCGTGCGCTGATCGCGGCGCACGGCCACCGTTTCGCGCCGCGGGGCGCGCTGACCTTCGACTTCGCCCCGCCGCCGATCACCGAGACGCGCCGCGGCGCGGCGGTGGCGATCGCGCTCGCGGCGACGGTCGTCGTGCTGCTCGGGGCGGCCGGGGCCGTCGCGCGCTGGCCGCGCCCGGGGCCCGTCGCGGCCCGTCCCGGCGTCGAACGGATCGGCCCGGTCTCGATCCAGATTCCGGCCGGCTGGCGGCGGACCGCGCTGACCGGGCAGCGGCCGGACGACGGGCGCGGACTGCGGGCGGTGTTCGCCGACGGCGGTGACGGCCGCCGGCTGATCGTGGTGGTGACCGGACTCCGCGAGGGCGCGACCGTGGATTCGGTCGCGGCCAGTCTGCGCAACCGGATCGCCCAGCGCGGCGACGACGTGGTGGTCGAGTTCGCCGAGACCAGCACGTACGGCGGGCGCCGGGTGATCAGCTACCGGGAGGCGCCGGCGTCGGGCGCGGCGATCCGCTGGTACGTCGTCGTCGGTCCGGAACTCACGACGACGGCCGCCCCGCTGCAGGTCAGCGTCGGATGTCAGCCGGGAACCGGTGACGCGCCGATCGACCCGCCGTGCCGGGCGGCCGTGGCCTCGGTGCGGTCGTGA
- a CDS encoding helix-turn-helix transcriptional regulator: MSKSLQEFIADHPVNRDRVEQHKRRMLGEVRAYRLRELREAAGLTQADVAERIGVSQRQVSKIESGDLDNSKVSTLRKYVAAVDGDLVIEYARGDDRGQIA, from the coding sequence ATGTCGAAGTCGCTACAGGAGTTCATTGCCGACCACCCGGTGAATCGGGATCGTGTCGAGCAGCACAAGCGCCGGATGCTGGGGGAGGTGCGGGCCTATCGTCTCCGGGAACTGCGTGAGGCGGCGGGACTCACGCAAGCCGATGTCGCCGAGCGGATCGGCGTGTCGCAGCGGCAGGTGTCGAAGATCGAGAGCGGGGACCTCGACAACTCGAAGGTGAGTACTCTCCGGAAATATGTCGCGGCCGTCGACGGCGACCTCGTGATCGAGTACGCGAGGGGCGACGACCGGGGGCAGATCGCCTGA
- the alr gene encoding alanine racemase: MRPALEASVDLSAIAHNVGVITERAGVPLIAVVKADGYGHGATPVARAALAAGAAELGVAHLTEALALRADGIDAHLTSWLHTPDTDFAAGIAAGVDLAVSSPRQLAAVVAAARELGTTATVTVKVDTGLGRSGIAPGEWEQTAREVAAAQAEGAVRLRAAMCHLAFGDEPDHPMNTRQADRLDAAVADLRRLGAAPDVVHIANSPAALTRPDLARDLVRPGIAVYGYSPIPELGDFGLIPAMTLSAQVALVKNIPAGQGVSYGHRWVAPRDTTIAVLPAGYADGVPRLLSGRFEVSINGRRFPGVGRVCMDQLVVDLGPDGGGVTEGDRAVLFGATGPGEPSLPTATDWADAIGTIDYEIVTGIRGRAVRSYRGAAGEAQ, from the coding sequence GTGAGACCGGCACTGGAGGCGTCCGTCGACCTGTCGGCGATCGCCCACAACGTCGGGGTGATCACCGAACGCGCCGGCGTGCCGCTGATCGCCGTGGTCAAGGCCGACGGCTACGGCCACGGCGCGACACCGGTCGCCCGGGCCGCGCTCGCCGCGGGTGCCGCCGAACTGGGCGTCGCGCATCTGACCGAAGCCCTGGCCCTGCGCGCGGACGGGATCGACGCGCACCTCACGTCGTGGCTGCACACCCCCGACACCGATTTCGCGGCCGGGATCGCCGCCGGCGTCGACCTCGCGGTGTCGTCGCCGCGGCAGCTGGCCGCCGTGGTCGCCGCGGCCCGTGAACTCGGCACCACCGCGACGGTGACCGTCAAGGTCGACACCGGGCTCGGCCGCAGCGGTATCGCGCCCGGCGAATGGGAGCAGACCGCGCGCGAGGTCGCCGCCGCGCAGGCCGAGGGCGCCGTCCGGCTGCGCGCCGCGATGTGCCATCTCGCCTTCGGTGACGAGCCCGACCACCCGATGAACACGCGGCAGGCCGACCGTCTCGACGCGGCCGTCGCCGATCTGCGCCGGCTCGGTGCGGCACCCGACGTGGTGCACATCGCCAACTCGCCGGCCGCGCTCACCCGGCCCGACCTGGCCCGCGACCTGGTCCGCCCCGGCATCGCCGTCTACGGCTACTCGCCGATCCCGGAGCTCGGCGACTTCGGCCTGATCCCGGCGATGACGCTCTCCGCCCAGGTCGCCCTGGTCAAGAACATCCCGGCCGGGCAGGGGGTGTCGTACGGCCACCGGTGGGTGGCGCCGCGCGACACGACGATCGCGGTCCTGCCCGCGGGTTACGCCGACGGCGTGCCACGGCTGCTGTCCGGGCGTTTCGAGGTCTCGATCAACGGGCGACGATTCCCCGGTGTCGGCCGGGTCTGCATGGATCAGCTGGTGGTGGACCTGGGACCCGACGGCGGCGGCGTGACCGAAGGCGACCGGGCCGTCCTGTTCGGCGCGACCGGCCCCGGTGAGCCGTCGCTCCCGACGGCCACCGACTGGGCCGATGCCATCGGCACCATCGACTACGAGATCGTCACCGGTATCCGCGGACGTGCCGTGCGCAGCTACCGCGGCGCGGCGGGGGAGGCGCAGTGA
- the rpsI gene encoding 30S ribosomal protein S9 has translation MTNENVNNDVEVALDEVVLEDGGYTTESADVEVAEVVSRGPVVIDRPIQTVGRRKEAIVRVRLLPGTGEFKLNGRTLEDYFPNKVHQQLIKAPLVTVERPDVFDIQAKLVGGGPSGQAGALRLAIARALIEVSPEDRPALKKAGFLTRDDRAVERKKYGLKKARKASQYSKR, from the coding sequence GTGACCAACGAGAACGTGAACAACGACGTCGAGGTCGCTCTCGACGAGGTCGTCCTGGAAGACGGCGGCTACACCACCGAGTCGGCTGACGTCGAGGTCGCCGAGGTCGTCTCGCGCGGCCCGGTCGTCATCGATCGCCCGATCCAGACCGTCGGCCGCCGCAAGGAGGCCATCGTGCGCGTCCGGCTGCTGCCGGGCACCGGTGAGTTCAAGCTCAACGGCCGCACCCTGGAGGACTACTTCCCGAACAAGGTGCACCAGCAGCTGATCAAGGCTCCGCTGGTCACCGTCGAGCGTCCCGACGTCTTCGACATCCAGGCCAAGCTGGTCGGCGGCGGCCCCTCGGGCCAGGCCGGCGCGCTGCGCCTGGCGATCGCCCGTGCGCTGATCGAGGTCAGCCCGGAGGACCGTCCGGCCCTGAAGAAGGCCGGCTTCCTGACCCGCGACGATCGCGCCGTGGAGCGGAAGAAGTACGGCCTGAAGAAGGCCCGCAAGGCTTCGCAGTACAGCAAGCGCTGA
- a CDS encoding YceI family protein gives MGSTWNLTAADGDLLLHTATAGRAARTGHRLTIEMTSWTATAEVDDDGHPLSVTLTVDVDSLTVLKGEGGLAPWTGAEPGIARSNALKSLDAKKFPTITYRSTAVQRDGDTYRVDGELTVHGVTRPHPLTVTSADGVFSCETVVTQTDFKIKPFSLMMGTVKVADDVALTISART, from the coding sequence ATGGGCTCCACCTGGAATCTCACCGCCGCCGACGGCGATCTGCTCCTGCACACCGCTACCGCCGGCCGCGCCGCCCGCACCGGGCATCGGCTGACCATCGAGATGACCTCCTGGACGGCGACGGCCGAGGTCGACGACGACGGCCATCCCCTCTCGGTGACGCTGACCGTCGACGTCGACTCGCTGACCGTGCTCAAGGGTGAGGGCGGCCTCGCACCGTGGACCGGCGCCGAGCCGGGCATCGCCCGCAGCAACGCGCTCAAGTCGCTCGACGCCAAGAAGTTCCCGACCATCACCTACCGTTCCACCGCGGTACAGCGCGACGGCGACACCTACCGGGTCGACGGCGAACTCACCGTCCACGGCGTCACCCGCCCGCACCCGCTGACCGTCACCTCCGCCGACGGCGTCTTCTCCTGCGAGACCGTCGTGACGCAAACCGACTTCAAGATCAAGCCGTTCTCGCTGATGATGGGCACCGTCAAGGTGGCCGACGACGTCGCGCTGACGATCTCCGCGCGCACCTGA
- the rplM gene encoding 50S ribosomal protein L13, whose product MPTYTPKAGDVTRTWHVIDATDVVLGRLSVQAANLLRGKHKPTFAPNVDGGDYVIIINAEKVAISGNKATDKKIYHHSGHPGGLKSRTVGEVLATRPDRLVEKAVKGMLPKNKLGAEIASKLKVYAGPNHPHAAQRPVPFEIKQVSQ is encoded by the coding sequence GTGCCTACCTACACCCCGAAGGCCGGTGACGTCACGCGCACGTGGCACGTCATCGATGCCACCGACGTGGTGCTCGGCCGCCTCTCCGTGCAGGCCGCGAACCTGCTGCGCGGGAAGCACAAGCCGACCTTCGCCCCGAACGTCGACGGCGGCGACTACGTCATCATCATCAACGCCGAGAAGGTCGCGATCAGCGGCAACAAGGCCACCGACAAGAAGATCTACCACCACTCGGGTCACCCGGGCGGCCTGAAGTCCCGCACCGTCGGTGAGGTTCTGGCGACCCGTCCCGACCGTCTCGTGGAGAAGGCCGTCAAGGGCATGCTCCCGAAGAACAAGCTCGGCGCCGAGATCGCCTCGAAGCTGAAGGTCTACGCCGGCCCGAACCACCCGCACGCGGCCCAGCGCCCCGTTCCCTTCGAGATCAAGCAGGTTTCCCAGTGA
- the glmS gene encoding glutamine--fructose-6-phosphate transaminase (isomerizing), with protein sequence MCGIVGYVGERQALDIVVEALRRMEYRGYDSAGVAVADGAGHLTVEKKAGRLGNLEELITQVGPDTLRGTTGMGHTRWATHGQPTDRNAHPHVSDDEKFAVVHNGIIENYAPLRAELEDAGVEFASDTDTETAVHLLRREYTSGANAGDFVASAYAVLRRLEGAFTVVFMSADNPGVIVAARRSTPLVVGVGKGEMFVASDVTAFIEHTRDAIELGQDEVVVITADSFDITDFDGNPTGGKPFHIDWDLAAAEKGGYEYFMLKEIAEQPEALANTLLGHLENGRIVLDEQRLSDQDLRDVDKVFVVACGTAYHAGMIAKYAIEHWTRLPVEVELASEFRYRDPVLDRSTLVVAISQSGETADTLEAVRHAKEQKARVLAICNTNGAQIPRESDAVLYTHAGPEIGVASTKCFLAQIAAAYMVGLALAQAVGTKYPDEVVAEFRALEAAPAAVETVLEQMEPVRALAREYAAADTVLFLGRHVGYPVALEGALKLKELAYIHAEGFAAGELKHGPIALIDDGLPVMVVMPSPEGRPVLHSKMISNVREIQARGARTIILAEPGDEIAASVADHLIPIPHTPTLLQPLVSTVPLQVFAATVAQERGYDVDKPRNLAKSVTVE encoded by the coding sequence ATGTGCGGAATCGTCGGATACGTGGGGGAGCGCCAGGCTCTGGACATCGTCGTCGAAGCATTGCGACGGATGGAATACCGCGGCTACGACTCGGCCGGCGTGGCCGTCGCCGACGGTGCCGGCCACCTGACGGTGGAGAAGAAGGCCGGGCGCCTCGGAAACCTGGAAGAGCTGATCACTCAGGTCGGCCCGGACACCCTGCGCGGCACCACCGGCATGGGTCACACCCGCTGGGCCACCCATGGACAGCCGACCGACCGCAACGCGCACCCGCACGTCAGCGACGACGAGAAGTTCGCCGTCGTGCACAACGGCATCATCGAGAACTACGCCCCGCTGCGGGCCGAACTCGAAGACGCCGGGGTCGAATTCGCCTCCGACACCGACACCGAGACGGCGGTGCACCTGCTGCGCCGCGAGTACACCTCCGGTGCGAACGCCGGCGACTTCGTGGCCAGCGCCTACGCGGTGCTGCGCCGCCTGGAGGGCGCCTTCACCGTCGTCTTCATGTCCGCCGACAATCCCGGCGTGATCGTCGCGGCCCGCCGCTCCACCCCCCTCGTGGTCGGTGTCGGGAAGGGCGAGATGTTCGTCGCATCCGATGTCACGGCGTTCATCGAGCACACCCGTGACGCCATCGAACTCGGCCAGGACGAGGTGGTGGTGATCACCGCCGACAGCTTCGACATCACCGACTTCGACGGCAACCCCACCGGCGGCAAGCCCTTCCACATCGACTGGGATCTCGCGGCGGCCGAGAAGGGCGGCTACGAGTACTTCATGCTCAAGGAGATCGCCGAGCAGCCCGAGGCGCTGGCGAACACCCTCCTCGGGCACCTGGAGAACGGGCGCATCGTGCTCGACGAGCAGCGCCTGAGCGACCAGGACCTGCGCGACGTCGACAAGGTCTTCGTCGTCGCCTGCGGCACCGCCTACCACGCCGGGATGATCGCCAAGTACGCGATCGAGCACTGGACCCGCCTGCCCGTCGAGGTGGAGCTGGCCAGCGAATTCCGCTACCGCGATCCGGTCCTCGACCGGTCGACGCTGGTGGTGGCCATCAGCCAGTCCGGCGAGACCGCCGACACCCTGGAAGCCGTCCGGCACGCCAAGGAGCAGAAGGCCCGGGTCCTGGCGATCTGCAACACCAACGGCGCGCAGATCCCGCGCGAATCCGACGCGGTGCTCTACACGCACGCCGGCCCGGAGATCGGTGTCGCGTCCACCAAGTGCTTCCTTGCCCAGATCGCCGCCGCCTACATGGTGGGCCTGGCCCTCGCGCAGGCCGTCGGCACCAAATACCCGGACGAGGTGGTCGCCGAGTTCCGTGCCCTGGAGGCCGCGCCCGCCGCGGTGGAGACCGTGCTGGAGCAGATGGAGCCGGTCCGCGCCCTCGCCCGCGAGTACGCCGCCGCCGACACCGTCCTGTTCCTCGGCCGCCACGTCGGCTACCCGGTGGCCCTCGAAGGCGCGCTCAAGCTCAAGGAACTGGCCTACATCCACGCCGAGGGCTTCGCCGCCGGCGAACTCAAGCACGGGCCGATCGCCCTGATCGACGACGGCCTGCCGGTGATGGTCGTGATGCCCTCGCCGGAGGGCCGCCCGGTGCTGCACTCGAAGATGATCAGCAACGTCCGGGAGATCCAGGCCCGCGGCGCGCGGACCATCATCCTCGCCGAGCCCGGCGACGAGATCGCCGCGTCGGTCGCCGACCACTTGATCCCGATCCCGCACACGCCGACGCTGCTGCAGCCGCTGGTCTCCACCGTGCCGCTGCAGGTCTTCGCCGCGACCGTGGCGCAGGAGCGAGGCTACGACGTCGACAAGCCGCGTAACCTCGCGAAATCGGTGACGGTCGAATAG